The proteins below come from a single Aspergillus oryzae RIB40 DNA, chromosome 5 genomic window:
- a CDS encoding H(+)-transporting V1 sector ATPase subunit E (vacuolar H+-ATPase V1 sector, subunit E), with translation MSQSHALSDDQVAGELRKMTAFIRQEALEKAREIELKADEEFAIEKSKLVRQETAAIDTLYEKKFKQAAMSQQITRSTLSNRTRLRVLSSRQELLDELFQQARDKISSIASKDAKKYETVLQGLILEGLYALNEEKVAIRVRAKDTDAAKKAIEEAQKVFKEKVGKDVTVEVDEAEPLPEGSAGGVVIIGGQGTIELNNTFEERLRLLEIDALPAVRETLFGKNQNRRFYD, from the exons ATGTCGCAAAGCCATGCCCTTTCCGACGATCAG GTCGCGGGTGAGCTCCGCAAGATGACGGCCTTCATCCGGCAGGAAGCGCTGGAGAAGGCCCGTGAGATCGAACTGAAAGCCGATGAAGAGTTTGCGATTGAGAAGTCAAAGCTCGTCCGTCAGGAAACCGCTGCCATCGACACACTGTacgagaagaaattcaagcaGGCTGCCATGTCCCAACAGATCACCCGCTCCACCCTTTCAAACCGTACTCGTCTCCgtgttctttcttctcgtcaggagcttcttgatgagcTGTTCCAGCAGGCTCGTGATAAGATTTCCAGCATCGCATCTAAGGATGCTAAGAAGTATGAAACTGTTCTGCAGGGACTGATTCTCGAGGGCTTGTACGCTCTTaatgaggagaaggtggccaTTCGTGTGAGGGCGAAGGACACTGACGCAGCTAAGAAGGCGATTGAGGAAGCGCAGAAGgtgttcaaggagaaggttgGCAAGGATGTTACTGTGGAGGTAGATGAGGCTGAGCCTCTGCCGGAGGGATC TGCTGGAGGTGTGGTCATTATCGGCGGTCAGGGTACGATCGAGCTCAACAACACTTTCGAGGAGCGCCTGCGGTTGCTCGAGATCGATGCTCTTCCCGCCGTGAGGGAAACACTATTCGGAAAGAACCAGAACCGGAGGTTCTACGATTAG
- a CDS encoding uncharacterized protein (P-type ATPase), with protein sequence MASNHLAPPENVLPGSEIQEVNSNISHPTKRQRWATQRVHGAGGVRKRVSIMDRFNKRSEMKDEKRKSTSSNLPTAENPNAEGDAEASNRRIYFNIPIPESERDEDGHPKAYYPRNKIRTAKYTPLSFVPKNIWLQFHNIANIYFLFIIILGFFSIFGVDTPALNTVPLIVIVVVTAIKDAIEDWRRTVVDNEVNNSPVYRLIDWNNVNSVEDNVSLWRRFKKACTRATIWTYRAIKGLAQKNKKQHDPEEADRRASFMTTVTPRASVYSQRGDGGLADEAIQMTPVPSPTPEARPDWTHAVDEQSQYLHPDKARDSVAVPAYTATSPKKGGSVVDMSKPIIGKARFKRDYWKSVQVGDYVRLYNGDPVPADVVVLSTSDPDGACYVETKSLDGETNLKVRQALNCGRQVRHARDCERAEFVIDSEAPHPNLYAYNGAVRWDQRDPDFPDAPRKEMIEPITINNILLRGCSLRNTEWALGVVLFTGDETKIMLNSGVTPSKRARLAKDLNWNVIYNFIILFFMCLISGIVNGVAWSSTNRSLNYFDLKSYGSTPAVTGIITFWVALILFQNLVPISLYISLEIVRTIQAVFIHSDVFMYYEKLQIYCVPKSWNISDDVGQIEYIFSDKTGTLTQNVMDFKKCTVNGISYGEAFTEAQVGMVRREGGDADAVAARERERIAMDTTKMLELLRKIHDNPYLRDERLTFVSSNYVADLGGQSGDAQRKATEHFMLALAVCHTVITEHTPGDPPQIEFKAQSPDEAALVGTARDCGFTLLGRSGDDLVLNVMGEERTYTVLNTLEFNSSRKRMSAIIRMPDGHIRLFCKGADSIIYSRLAPGKQQELRKKTAEHLEMFAREGLRTLCVADRVLSEEEYKAWSKEHDIAAAALTDREEKLEEVSSNIEQELMLIGGTAIEDRLQDGVPDTISLLADAGIKLWVLTGDKVETAINIGFSCNLLDNDMELIVFNIPGNESHRAAQELDQQLQRFGLTGSDEELLAARQDHTPPEPTHAVVIDGETLKLMLDDELKQKFLLLCKQCKSVLCCRVSPAQKAAVVRMVKNGLDIMALSIGDGANDVAMIQEADVGVGIIGEEGRQAAMSSDYAIGQFRFLQRLILVHGRWSYRRMAETIANFFYKNLVWTIALFWYSIYNDFDGSYLFDYTYIVLVNVAFTSLPVILMGIFDQDVDDKVSLAVPQLYMRGIERKEWSQLKFWLYMADGLYQSLICFFMPYLLYSRATFQTANGLDIADRTRMGVLVATSAVIASNTYIMLNSYRWDWLTTLINVISSLLIFLWTGIYSSVDASAQFYKSGAQVYGTLSFWVVLLLTVTICLLPRFTFKAFQKVFFPLDVDIIREQVTQGKFKFLEQYEAFVPPKAASAAASGQLLSDESAASSDLGKPMQPSMKQDPFSDDQQIYTPSVAPTSRTHQTHNHRSQNGSNGTNYASSLDTTQHYHTQPVDYVRGSAERTRHSFDRVRHDFEANNELTRVETGLTSGAQEPQSPHSPLKAPYDPPSHSS encoded by the exons ATGGCTTCCAATCATCTAGCGCCGCCGGAGAATGTCTTACCTGGGAGTGAAATCCAGGAAGTGAACAGCAATATTTCCCACCCGACCAAACGGCAACGATGGGCGACGCAGCGAGTTCACGGCGCCGGAGGTGTGCGGAAACGCGTCTCTATCATGGATCGCTTTAACAAGCGCTCGGAAATGAAGGACGAGAAGCGCAAGTCCACATCTAGCAATCTTCCTACCGCAGAGAACCCGAATGCCGAAGGCGATGCGGAAGCCAGCAACCGAAGAAtatacttcaacatcccTATCCCTGAATCGGAAAGAGATGAGGATGGTCATCCCAAGGCTTATTACCCCAGAAACAAAATCCGGACTGCGAAATATACACCTTTGAGTTTTGTCCCGAAGAATATTTGGCTCCAATTCCATAATATTGCTAATATCtatttcttgttcatcattATTCTTGGT TTCTTCTCAATTTTCGGTGTCGATACTCCTGCCCTCAACACGGTCCCCTTGATCGTCATCGTGGTAGTTACAGCCATCAAAGATGCGATTGAGGATTGGCGACGTACAGTAGTCGATAACGAAGTTAACAATTCCCCGGTCTACCGCTTGATCGACTGGAACAACGTGAATTCGGTCGAAGACAATGTCTCTCTGTGGCGTCGATTTAAGAAAGCGTGTACCAGGGCGACTATATGGACATACAGAGCGATCAAGGGCTTGGCtcagaagaacaaaaagcagCATGATCCAGAGGAAGCTGATAGGCGTGCGTCTTTCATGACCACAGTGACCCCCCGGGCATCTGTGTATTCTCAACGAGGCGACGGCGGCTTGGCAGACGAAGCTATTCAAATGACACCCGTTCCTTCACCGACTCCCGAGGCGCGTCCGGATTGGACACACGCAGTTGACGAGCAGAGTCAATATCTGCATCCGGACAAAGCTCGAGACAGTGTCGCGGTGCCCGCTTATACTGCTACTTCCCCGAAAAAAGGTGGGAGTGTTGTGGACATGTCCAAGCCGATAATTGGAAAGGCCAGGTTTAAGCGCGATTACTGGAAGAGTGTCCAAGTGGGAGATTATGTTCGACTATACAACGGAGATCCCGTTCCAGCCGATGTCGTGGTGTTATCAACATCCGATCCCGACGGTGCATGTTACGTGGAGACGAAGAGCTTGGACGGCGAAACTAACCTCAAAGTTCGCCAAGCCCTCAACTGTGGTCGGCAGGTCAGACACGCTAGAGATTGCGAGAGGGCGGAGTTCGTGATCGATAGCGAGGCACCGCATCCCAACTTGTACGCCTATAACGGTGCGGTACGCTGGGACCAGCGTGATCCCGACTTCCCCGATGCACCTcgaaaggaaatgatcgaGCCCATCACAATCAACAATATACTCCTCCGTGGTTGCTCCCTACGTAATACTGAATGGGCTCTTGGCGTTGTCCTTTTCACTGGTGACGAGACAAAAATAATGCTGAACTCAGGTGTGACACCCAGTAAAAGGGCTCGCCTTGCTAAGGATCTCAATTGGAACGTTATATacaacttcatcatcttgttcttcatgtgTCTCATTTCTGGTATCGTCAACGGTGTCGCGTGGTCCTCGACCAACAGGTCTCTCAATTACTTTGACTTGAAATCCTATGGGAGCACTCCAGCGGTCACCGGTATTATCACCTTCTGGGTTGCCCTCATCTTATTCCAAAACTTGGTTCCGATTTCACTCTACATCTCTCTCGAAATCGTTCGCACAATCCAGGCAGTCTTCATTCACAGCGACGTCTTCATGTACTACGAGAAGCTGCAAATTTACTGTGTGCCGAAGTCTTGGAACATCTCAGACGATGTTGGACAAATTGAGTACATCTTCTCAGACAAGACGGGCACGCTGACTCAAAACGTTATGGACTTCAAGAAATGCACTGTTAATGGGATCTCATACGGCGAAGCGTTCACCGAAGCCCAGGTCGGCATGGTGCGGCGAGAGGGAGGCGATGctgatgctgttgctgctaGAGAACGAGAGAGAATTGCTATGGACACGACCAAGATGCTCGAGTTGTTACGCAAAATCCATGATAACCCCTATTTGCGTGATGAGAGATTGACTTTTGTATCGTCGAATTACGTCGCAGACTTGGGCGGCCAGTCAGGTGATGCCCAGAGGAAGGCCACGGAACATTTTATGCTCGCCCTTGCGGTATGTCATACTGTAATCACCGAACATACACCTGGAGATCCTCCACAGATCGAATTCAAAGCACAGTCGCCCGATGAGGCGGCTTTAGTGGGCACAGCTCGAGACTGTGGTTTTACCCTTCTTGGAAGATCAGGTGACGACCTCGTTCTGAACGTCATGGGGGAAGAGCGGACATACACCGTGCTCAACACTCTGGAATTCAACTCGTCAAGAAAGCGAATGAGTGCGATCATCCGCATGCCTGACGGTCACATACGACTCTTCTGCAAGGGTGCAGATAGCATCATTTATTCGCGCTTGGCTCCAGGGAAACAACAGGAACTCCGAAAGAAGACAGCTGAACACCTTGAAATGTTCGCACGTGAAGGTTTGCGGACTCTGTGTGTCGCAGATCGCGTGCTCAGTGAGGAAGAATACAAGGCATGGAGCAAGGAGCACGACATTGCCGCTGCTGCGCTCACCGACCGTGAGGAAAAGCTTGAGGAAGTCTCCAGTAACATCGAACAAGAACTCATGCTTATCGGAGGAACTGCCATTGAGGATAGGCTCCAAGATGGTGTTCCAGATACCATATCTCTGTTGGCGGATGCTGGTATCAAGCTGTGGGTTTTGACAGGCGATAAGGTGGAGACTGCCATCAACATTGGGTTTTCGTGCAACCTTTTGGATAATGATATGGAATTGATCGTCTTCAACATTCCAGGCAATGAGTCGCACCGTGCAGCGCAAGAACTTGACCAGCAGTTGCAAAGGTTTGGACTGACAGGATCtgatgaagagcttctcgCTGCCCGCCAAGATCATACACCACCAGAACCAACACATGCCGTAGTTATTGATGGCGAGACTCTTAAGCTGatgcttgatgatgaactaAAGCAGAAATTTTTGCTATTGTGTAAACAATGCAAGTCTGTTCTTTGCTGTCGAGTCAGTCCTGCACAGAAAGCTGCAGTCGTGCGCATGGTCAAGAACGGCCTTGATATTATGGCTCTTTCaattggtgatggtgccaACGATGTTGCCATGATCCAGGAGGCCGATGTCGGTGTTGGTATTATcggtgaagaaggccgacAGGCAGCCATGTCCTCTGATTATGCTATTGGTCAATTCCGGTTCCTCCAGCGGCTTATCCTTGTCCATGGAAGATGGTCTTACCGCCGCATGGCGGAGACCATTGCAAACTTTTTCTACAAG AACTTGGTATGGACAATTGCACTCTTCTGGTATTCGATTTACAACGACTTTGATGGCTCCTATCTCTTCGACTATACATATATTGTCCTGGTCAACGTGGCGTTTACATCACTTCCCGTGATCCTCATGGGTATCTTCGACCAGGATGTCGACGACAAAGTCTCTTTGGCTGTTCCCCAGCTGTACATGAGAGGCATAGAGCGAAAAGAATGGTCTCAACTCAAATTCTG GTTGTATATGGCCGACGGCCTTTACCAATCCCTCATTTGTTTCTTCATGCCATATCTTTTGTACAGCCGGGCGACCTTCCAAACCGCCAATGGGCTGGATATCGCCGACCGGACTCGTATGGGTGTTCTCGTCGCCACGAGCGCGGTCATCGCCAGCAATACTTACATCATGCTGAATTCGTATCGGTGGGATTGGTTGACAACATTAATCAATGTTATCAGTTCACTCCTGATCTTCCTTTGGACTGGTATCTACTCTTCAGTTGATGCTTCGGCTCAGTTCTATAAGTCCGGAGCCCAGGTCTATGGAACTTTGTCTTTCTGGGTTGTACTACTGCTTACCGTCACGATATGCCTACTTCCTCGGTTTACTTTCAAGGCCTTCCAGAAGGTGTTCTTCCCCCTAGATGTGGACATCATTCGGGAGCAGGTCACTCAGGGCAAATTTAAGTTTTTGGAACAGTATGAGGCGTTTGTACCGCCCAAGGCAGCTAGTGCTGCGGCTTCAGGTCAGTTGTTGAGTGATGAATCGGCTGCTTCTTCGGATTTGGGAAAACCAATGCAACCCAGTATGAAACAGGATCCTTTTTCCGACGATCAGCAGATATACACGCCTTCCGTTGCACCAACCTCTCGTACCCATCAGACGCACAACCACCGCAGTCAAAATGGCAGTAATGGGACAAATTATGCATCCAGCCTTGATACGACCCAACATTATCATACTCAGCCAGTGGACTATGTTCGCGGCTCGGCCGAACGGACGCGACATTCCTTTGATAGAGTTCGACATGATTTCGAAGCGAACAACGAGCTAACGCGAGTGGAGACGGGACTTACAAGTGGTGCTCAAGAGCCTCAAAGTCCTCATAGTCCACTCAAAGCCCCTTACGATCCTCCATCGCATTCCTCATAA
- a CDS encoding uncharacterized protein (predicted protein), with the protein MSQRSSIKNYFKRPDFSASRDSRYQDPSETPAESSQSSPLTEPPSSFVTNGGSPQTPDGPALQLKQSLLLSVTDSTENSQHQPSSQNTEPAASDPTLPPSFNLAQRVVRNGREVVISSDGEDTDTSEAFEDPTSLFLKFAKPDDTSTNEETNNDSSSHGRTLRSRPSRDDVKPRRFSLSRVSAPNYKHSIDSLVTQAVDDNETEASIAKLRATLEEENARKAASKSEAAPGLQQLHEGILTSALDSQNDETGLRRLLDAVRRTEAFDMEKSWFFFDHGSELAPPPAFPRNCIPAKSSLSVLRDPESRERAFHSGSVDFALSRGLLPDELVVWILNSVPSEPRDTLRNAYCRAFKSLVRPDSIDAIFQRMGASPKALTFSEVIVPDAIPKNSSLRAAPQHQAALLAILNLLRGAADLFSDETREHILSILFRLSLDISLTRDPMVCSELERTIIAVLESIPEETADNLVYRVCTSAYETIKDAVFQSRLLTHILPTSSWIAMLRCRLAVAFLTSDPSSLAEEPDVMGYLRRIIDVLKDKRFDVKRYKMKGQPEYDYGELMAITTVLNIAIDSGWSGVDFSSKDAEREFNSEVDVLADRIKRIFTSIEDSGASHLKRTLAKEALEALHYRIIYSVRTKPRPKRSIFGENGADSQNKKVFDPWKIKIKQDPETPTQQPEASP; encoded by the exons ATGTCTCAACGTTCCAGCATCAAGAATTATTTCAAACGGCCAGATTTTTCAGCTAGCAGAGACTCCCGGTACCAGGATCCAAGCGAAACTCCTGCCGAGAGTTCTCAGTCTTCTCCCCTCACTGAACCGCCGTCGTCCTTTGTAACAAATGGTGGATCTCCACAAACTCCAGACGGTCCAGCATTGCAATTGAAACAGTCATTGTTACTCTCTGTCACAGATTCTACAGAAAATTCACAGCACCAACCAAGCTCTCAAAACACTGAACCCGCAGCTTCTGATCCAACATTACCACCAAGCTTCAACTTAGCCCAGCGCGTTGTTAGAAACGGAAGAGAAGTTGTAATCAGCTCCGACGGTGAAGATACGGATACAAGCGAGGCTTTTGAAGATCCAAcctctctttttctgaaATTTGCGAAACCAGATGATACCTCTACAAATGAGGAAACCAACAATGATTCTTCTAGCCACGGAAGGACTTTGCGTTCCCGGCCGTCAAGAGACGACGTGAAACCCAGAAGGTTTTCGCTGAGTCGCGTTTCCGCCCCGAACTACAAGCACTCCATTGATAGTCTTGTTACTCAGGCAGTCGATGATAATGAGACTGAGGCGAGCATTGCAAAGCTCAGGGCCACTTtagaagaggagaatgccCGGAAGGCCGCGTCAAAGTCTGAGGCGGCTCCGGGCTTACAACAGTTACACGAAGGTATTCTGACGTCGGCTCTCGACAGTCAGAATGATGAAACGGGGTTGCGACGCTTACTTGATGCTGTTCGGAGAACGGAAGCATTTGACATGGAAAAATCATGGTTTTTCTTCGACCATGGCAGTGAATTAGCTCCTCCTCCGGCCTTTCCACGGAACTGTATACCAGCAAAGTCAAGTCTTTCTGTGCTAAGAG ATCCCGAGTCAAGAGAGCGAGCATTCCATTCAGGCTCTGTTGATTTCGCATTGTCAAGGGGGCTCCTGCCTGACGAGTTAGTTGTGTGGATACTTAATTCTG TACCTTCAGAGCCTCGAGATACTCTGAGGAACGCTTATTGCCGGGCATTTAAG TCACTCGTGCGGCCGGACAGCATTGATGCCATTTTTCAAAGGATGGGAGCAAGTCCGAAGGCTTTGACATTCTCCGAAGTTATAGTTCCAGACGCAATCCCCAAAA ATAGTTCGCTGCGAGCAGCTCCGCAGCACCAAGCTGCTTTGCTGGCTATCTTAAACCTGCTGCGTGGAGCAGCAGATCT GTTCTCTGACGAGACTAGAGAACACATACTTAGTATTCTTTTCCGTCTTTCACTCGACATCTCATTGACTCGCGACCCTATGGTTTGCTCGGAATTGGAAAGAACTATAATTGCGGTGTTGGAGAGTATCCCCGAAGAAACGGCGGATAACTTG GTATATCGGGTGTGCACATCTGCCTATGAAACCATCAAAGATGCTGTATTCCAGAGCCGTCTTCTGACACACATCTTGCCAACATCAAGCTGGATTGCAATGCTGCGATGCCGTCTTGCCGTCGCGTTCTTGACGAGCGATCCTTCTTCCCTAGCCGAAGAGCCGGACGTGATGGGTTATTTAAGAAGAATAATTGACGTTTTGAAAGACAAACGATTTGACGTGAAGAGATATAAGATGAAAGGCCAACCTGAATACGACTATGGGGAACTTATGGCTATAACTACTGTCCTCAATATTGCTATCGATTCCGGCTGGTCCGGCGTGGACTTTTCGAGCAAAGATGCGGAGCGGGAATTCAACTCTGAGGTTGATGTGCTCGCGGACCGGATCAAGAGAATATTCACCTCCATTGAGGATTCGGGTGCATCCCATCTCAAGCGGACCCTAGCGAAAGAAGCCCTTGAAGCCTTGCACTACCGCATCATATACTCTGTCAGGACCAAGCCACGTCCAAAGAGGTCAATATTCGGAGAGAATGGGGCTGATAGCCAGAACAAAAAAGTTTTTGACCCGTGGAAGATCAAGATTAAACAAGACCCTGAAACTCCCACCCAACAACCAGAAGCTTCGCCATGA